From the genome of Malus sylvestris chromosome 6, drMalSylv7.2, whole genome shotgun sequence, one region includes:
- the LOC126626747 gene encoding uncharacterized protein LOC126626747: MIFICRHLDEGLKIEYLTVEDPLTLWKALRNGYNHQKTVVLPRARYEWAHLRIQDFKTVAEYNSAMFKITSQLKLYGETITEEDMLEKTFSIFHASNVLLQQQYREICFAEYNQLISVLLVAEQNNEILIKNHQSRHIGSAPFP, translated from the coding sequence ATGATCTTTATCTGTCGCCACCTTGATGAGGGACTGAAGATCGAGTACCTCACAGTTGAAGATCCACTAACCCTCTGGAAAGCACTGAGAAATGGATACAATCACCAAAAAACGGTGGTTCTTCCAAGGGCTCGTTATGAGTGGGCTCACCTAAGGATCCAAGATTTTAAGACGGtggctgagtacaattctgcTATGTTCAAAATTACCTCCCAATTGAAGCTCTATGGAGAAACCATTACTGAGGAAGACATGCTAGAAAAGACTTTCAGcatctttcatgcctccaacgtGCTCCTGCAGCAGCAGTATAGAGAAATATGCTTTGCCGAgtacaaccagctgatatctgtACTTCTTGTAGCTGAGCAAAACAATGAGATTCTGATAAAGAATCATCAGTCCCGACATATTGGATCAGCACCATTCCCATAA
- the LOC126626407 gene encoding glutamate receptor 3.3, with protein sequence MNLGFRVFGLVFVCVVCWVLPFGFGSSHSSSRPAVVKIGAIFTFESTIGRVAKLAIREAVKDVNSNSSILHGTKLAVNMQSSNCSGFLGMVQALQFMETDIVAIIGPQSSVVAHIISHVSNELQVPLLSFAATDPTLSSLQFPFFVRTTHSDLYQMTAVAEMVDHYGWKDVIAIYIDDDYGRNGVSTLDDKLAERRCRISYKLGIPPGHGATRGDLMDLLVKVSQLESRVIVLHVNTDLGLNVLSVAQYLQMMGDGFVWIATDWLSSLLDSALPLSPEIMDTMQGVLVLRQHTPDSDRKRAFFSKWNKLTGGSLGLHSYGLYAYDSVWLVAHAIDAFFNQGGIISFSNDSRINSVDKGGSLHLEAMSIFDDGPLLLKNILQSSFLGLTGPVKFDSDRSLALPAYDIINVLGTGFRRIGYWCNYSGLSTVPPEMLYSKPPNRSSASQQLYSVVWPGEILSKPRGWVFPNNGKQIRIGVPIRVSYREFVSQVRGTDNMFKGFCIDVFTAAVNLLPYAVPYRFIPFGDGKNNPSYTELVTSIATGVFDAAIGDIAIVTNRTKNVDFSQPYAASGLVVVAPFKKLNSSAWAFFRPFTARMWVVTAASFLVVGIVVWILEHRINDEFRGPPKKQLITILWFSISTLFFSHRENTVSTLGRVVLIIWLFVVLIINSSYTASLTSILTVQHLSSPIKGIESLKSSDEPIGYQVGSFAEHYLSEELGIPKNRLIALGSPQAYARALQLGPKKGGVAAVVDERPYVELFLSSQCKFRVVGPEFTKSGWGFAFPRDSPLAVDMSTAILQLSENGDLQRIHDKWLMQSSCSLDTTELESDRLHLKSFWGLFLICGIACSVALFIYLLQVLNKLRRAEVTQRVSTSPGNSQSGRLKRFLSIIDERKDQSSSGSKRKKIVRSFSDNVTDGKLELKQTEMTARSDINSNN encoded by the exons ATGAAtttaggttttagggtttttggattggtgtttgtgtgtgtTGTTTGCTGGGTTTTGCCATTTGGATTTGGGTCTTCACATTCAAGTTCAAGACCAGCTGTTGTGAAAATTGGAGCAATTTTCACCTTTGAGTCCACCATTGGAAGAGTTGCCAAGCTTGCCATTCGGGAAGCTGTCAAAGATGTCAACTCCAATTCCAGCATTCTCCATGGTACCAAGCTTGCTGTCAATATGCAGAGCTCCAATTGCAGTGGCTTTCTTGGAATGGTGCAAG CTCTGCAATTCATGGAGACTGATATTGTGGCCATTATAGGCCCACAATCTTCTGTCGTTGCCCATATCATATCCCATGTTTCAAATGAACTCCAAGTTCCCTTATTGTCATTTGCAGCCACAGACCCTACTCTCTCGTCCCTTCAGTTTCCCTTTTTCGTTAGGACAACACACAGTGATTTATATCAAATGACTGCTGTGGCTGAAATGGTTGATCATTACGGTTGGAAGGATGTTATTGCCATTTATATTGATGATGATTACGGACGTAATGGAGTTTCAACTTTAGATGATAAACTTGCCGAAAGGCGCTGTAGAATTTCTTACAAGTTAGGAATTCCCCCTGGACATGGAGCTACCCGGGGTGACCTCATGGATCTTCTTGTTAAGGTCTCGCAATTGGAATCTCGAGTTATAGTTCTTCATGTCAATACTGATTTAGGTCTCAATGTTCTCTCCGTGGCACAATATCTTCAAATGATGGGTGATGGATTTGTGTGGATAGCTACAGATTGGCTATCGTCTCTTTTGGATTCTGCTCTTCCTCTTTCTCCTGAGATCATGGATACGATGCAAGGAGTTCTTGTGCTGCGCCAACACACACCGGATTCTGATAGAAAGAGGGCCTTTTTCTCTAAGTGGAACAAGCTAACTGGTGGTTCCTTGGGACTGCATTCTTATGGGCTTTATGCTTATGATTCTGTTTGGCTGGTTGCTCATGCTATTGATGCATTTTTTAACCAGGGTGGGATTATTTCGTTCTCTAATGATTCTAGGATAAATTCTGTAGACAAAGGTGGTAGTCTTCACCTTGAGGCAATGAGCATATTTGATGATGGTCCGCTCCTATTGAAAAATATATTGCAGAGTAGTTTTCTTGGGTTGACAGGCCCTGTGAAGTTTGATTCAGACAGGTCTCTTGCTCTTCCAGCATATGATATTATTAACGTGCTTGGTACTGGGTTTCGACGAATTGGTTACTGGTGCAACTATTCTGGTTTATCAACTGTCCCCCCTGAGATGCTCTATTCGAAGCCACCTAATCGTTCAAGTGCAAGCCAGCAATTATACAGCGTTGTCTGGCCAGGCGAGATATTGTCAAAGCCCCGTGGTTGGGTTTTCCCAAACAATGGGAAACAAATAAGAATTGGTGTGCCTATCCGGGTCAGTTACCGAGAATTTGTATCACAAGTTCGGGGGACTGATAACATGTTCAAGGGTTTCTGCATAGATGTATTCACAGCTGCTGTAAACTTGTTGCCATATGCTGTTCCATATCGATTTATCCCTTTTGGAGATGGCAAGAACAACCCAAGCTACACAGAGCTTGTGACTTCCATTGCAACGGGT GTCTTTGATGCCGCTATTGGTGACATTGCCATTGTTACAAATCGTACAAAGAATGTGGATTTTTCACAGCCATATGCTGCATCTGGACTTGTTGTAGTGGCTCCGTTTAAGAAATTGAACTCCAGCGCTTGGGCTTTCTTTCGACCATTTACTGCACGTATGTGGGTTGTCACTGCTGCTTCCTTTCTTGTTGTTGGTATAGTTGTGTGGATTTTGGAGCACAGGATAAATGATGAGTTCAGAGGTCCGCCTAAAAAGCAATTAATAACCATCTTGTG GTTTAGCATCTCTACTCTGTTCTTTTCCCATA GAGAGAACACTGTGAGCACCCTTGGTCGTGTAGTGCTAATCATATGGCTCTTTGTGGTTTTGATAATCAACTCAAGTTACACTGCTAGTCTGACATCAATACTCACAGTGCAGCACCTATCTTCTCCTATTAAAGGAATTGAATCCTTGAAAAGTAGCGATGAGCCAATTGGTTATCAAGTTGGTTCCTTTGCTGAACATTATTTGAGTGAGGAACTTGGGATACCCAAGAACAGGCTTATCGCTCTTGGGTCTCCTCAAGCATACGCGCGGGCGCTCCAGCTTGGTCCTAAAAAGGGAGGTGTTGCTGCTGTGGTTGATGAACGCCCTTATGTTGAACTCTTCCTCTCATCGCAGTGCAAATTTAGGGTTGTAGGACCAGAGTTCACCAAAAGCGGATGGGGATTT GCATTTCCGCGGGACTCTCCATTAGCTGTTGACATGTCAACTGCAATTCTACAACTATCAGAGAATGGTGATCTGCAGCGTATCCATGATAAGTGGCTTATGCAAAGCTCTTGCAGTTTAGATACCACTGAACTTGAGTCAGACCGGCTTCATCTTAAAAGTTTTTGGGGCCTCTTTCTCATATGTGGAATTGCTTGCTCTGTTGCTCTCTTCATATATCTTTTGCAAGTTTTGAACAAGTTACGCCGTGCTGAAGTCACACAACGTGTTTCAACTAGTCCTGGCAACTCCCAATCTGGGCGTCTCAAGAGATTTTTATCTATAATTGATGAGCGGAAAGATCAGTCCAGTAGTGgaagcaaaagaaagaaaatcgtTAGATCATTCTCCGACAATGTTACTGATGGCAAGTTGGAATTAAAACAAACAGAAATGACTGCTAGGAGTGACATTAATTCCAACAACTAA
- the LOC126626409 gene encoding glucan endo-1,3-beta-D-glucosidase-like has translation MATSLSLFLLLLLHPLIFSPFQNAVVSAVGINYGTLGSNLPPPKRVAQLLQATLIDKVKIYDTNPEILQAFSNTGIDLIVAVENSHVPNISTEVAAADQWFATRVLPFIPATSITAIAVGNEYLTTGAAAGNDEKDPNPSDPAALVQAMQNLHSVLIARGLDRKIKVTTPHSMAVLASSFPPSASTFTTNLVPTMTSIAAFLADTNAPFMVNAYPYFAYRDNPDMVNLQYALLGNSTSTSVRDPKGYVYTNMLDAQIDAVRSAIDALGLGHRKVEIMVSESGWPSKGDSGDMAATPDNAKTYNTRLIERAQSNKGTPMKPNDKVEIFVFALFNENKKEGGATERNFGIFNGDGSKVYNVDLSCQFCSNTDGSGSGGVSGFGEKVAGVLRGPSVWCVAKPHSDDKVLQAVLDFCCGAGGVDCREIYEHGDCFEPDKLLAHASYAMNAYYQMHGRNYWNCDFKGTGLVTFSDPTYGTCRYPQQ, from the exons ATGGCCACCTCCCTCTcgctcttcctcctcctcctcctccaccctTTGATTTTCAGTCCATTCCAGAACGCCGTTGTTTCAGCTGTAGGCATAAACTACGGCACTCTCGGAAGCAACCTGCCACCTCCAAAGAGAGTGGCTCAGCTCCTCCAAGCCACTCTCATAGACAAGGTCAAAATCTATGACACCAACCCCGAAATCCTCCAGGCCTTTTCCAACACCGGGATCGACCTCATTGTCGCTGTGGAGAACAGCCATGTCCCCAACATCAGCACGGAAGTGGCCGCCGCGGACCAGTGGTTTGCCACTCGCGTCCTGCCATTCATTCCCGCCACTTCCATCACTGCCATTGCCGTAGGAAACGAGTACTTAACAACTGGTGCTGCCGCAGGAAACGATGAGAAAGACCCAAACCCATCGGACCCAGCAGCTCTGGTCCAAGCAATGCAGAACTTGCACTCGGTGCTTATAGCCCGAGGGCTGGACCGTAAGATCAAGGTCACCACCCCGCACAGCATGGCGGTTTTGGCATCCTCATTTCCTCCTTCAGCTTCCACTTTCACTACAAATCTCGTGCCAACTATGACCTCTATAGCCGCCTTCTTGGCTGACACTAACGCCCCTTTCATGGTCAATGCCTACCCTTATTTCGCCTACCGGGACAACCCCGACATGGTCAATCTACAGTACGCATTACTGGGGAACTCAACCTCGACCAGCGTGCGTGACCCCAAGGGCTATGTATACACCAACATGCTGGATGCACAAATTGATGCTGTTCGATCTGCCATTGATGCACTGGGACTTGGCCACCGGAAGGTGGAGATCATGGTGTCGGAATCCGGGTGGCCGTCCAAAGGTGACTCCGGAGATATGGCGGCTACGCCAGATAATGCCAAGACTTATAACACGAGGTTGATTGAGCGTGCCCAGTCTAACAAAGGGACGCCTATGAAGCCTAATGACAAGGTtgaaatatttgtgtttgctttgTTCAACGAGAACAAAAAGGAAGGGGGTGCGACGGAgagaaattttgggattttcaaCGGGGACGGATCGAAGGTGTACAATGTGGATTTGAGCTGCCAATTCTGCAGCAACACTGACGGAAGTGGATCCGGAGGAGTCTCTGGATTTGGTGAGAAAGTAGCGGGAGTGTTGAGGGGACCGTCAGTTTGGTGCGTTGCTAAGCCACACTCCGATGATAAGGTGCTTCAAGCTGTGTTAGATTTTTGCTGCGGAGCAGGTGGTGTGGACTGCAGGGAGATTTACGAGCACGGTGATTGTTTCGAGCCTGATAAGCTGCTTGCTCATGCATCGTATGCTATGAATGCTTACTATCAGATGCATGGCAGGAACTACTGGAATTGTGACTTCAAGGGCACTGGCTTGGTTACTTTCAGCGATCCAA CTTACGGGACATGCCGGTATCCTCAACAGTAA